TCGAGTGTCGCTTTCAGTTTAACTTTATCGGAAAGAGAGCTGATAGCAATCAGATCCATGGACACATCGCGTGCAGAGCTTCGGAATTCGTCAATATGGCCGTCGGTAGAAACATAATTGAAATTTCCTGACACCCAGTGGTTTGTGCCGAGCCGGCTCATGGCGTACACATCAGCCTCAGGTGTAAGAAAGCTGCCCAAGCCAAATCTTGCAAAACCGTTTTTGGGCTCAGCATAGCCAAGAGGGTTAAATACGGGAGCTTCGGGCCTCTCCAATACACCAATTGGCAGGTTTGCCATCACAGTCTCTTCATCCTCAATAAACGGCCGTCTGTTGGGGTCGATCTGGTACACCCGGGGGCGTGGATTGAAGCCAAGGATCGGCTGTCTTCTTAATCCGGGAAAACGGGCCTGAAACTGGCTGCGGATCTCAATATCCTGCGGATCAATTTCCGGAAGGAGAGAACGTTGTCCACCTGTCTGTGCCTCCTGGGCATGTACGTTTTCTACACCTGAAAGGCTAATCAGAATCAACGATAAAGCCGCAAAAAGATATGAGATCAATCTGATCATATAGATGAAATATTAATATCGATTAATGTAAAAATTATTTTGGCGCTTTTTCAGCAAATATTCTTCAGCTTTTAAAGGGTCTGCCGGATCGTTAAACAAACGATTCACAGACCTCAAACGTCTTTAAGACCGGTTCAGTGTACGGGCCTTATCCCACCAAAGGGTAAGCGGGCCTGCAATCAAAACAGTGATGACCGTTACCCCGTGCGCAACGGTTGCATAGGTAAGCGCAGAAACCGCGGGCACCTGATACAGAACCGAAAGACTCTGCTGAATGAGTAAGTGATACGAACCGATACCCGCCGGTGTGGGAATACTCACTCCAACGGAAGAAACAATGGTGAGGACAACGGCATCCGTAAACGTAAGGCCATATATCTCCTGAAGGTTCATCATAAAGAAGGGCAGCCAGGCCATAATAACATAGCCAAACCAAATTCCTGCCGTTAGCAGAAGGAAGAGCGGCCAGTTCTCTACGTGCCGGATGGAGACAATACCGTCACTGAATGATCGCGCTTTTTGCACTATGTTCTCCAGCAACGGACTCGATATCTTTTCTCTGCTTTCCAGCGAAATCAACACTTTTCTTACAAACCAGATGCCTGCTGCAAGAATCACAAAGAGCCCGGGCAACACAAGGTAGAAATACCACGGCCATCCCTCCGTACCAAACAATCGCTGAAAACTACCCAGGTCCTGAACCAGGTAAAGCGCGGAGAAAAGGGCCAGGACCAGCAAGGTTGCCATGTCGAAAAGACGCTCAATTACTATGGTGCCGATGAGATTACTGGAGCTCATTTTGTGCTGTCTGGCTACGTATACCGGCCTGGTAACCTCACCCAGCCTGGGAACAAGGCTATTGAAAAAATACCCCATCATTACCCCTGCAAAGAGGGTACTTCGGCGGATGTCACTGTAGTCTTTTGTCAGAAGCAGCCTCCAGCGCTCTGCCCTGAGGTAGTGACTGACAAGCATTACGATGAGAAAAAAAGGAAGCCAGCCCAGCGTAACACCCCGGATCTGTTCCCAAAGTTCGGATAAATCTACATTTCGGACGGCCAGCCAGATAAAGAGTCCTGCAACTACTATTGAGACCAGAATGTTGAGGATCCGGCGTTTTCTCATGACTCTGCACGCAGGTCAATGACTTCTGCATCCAGGGGCACCTCAAGCTGAAACATATCCTCGCGCAGATCTGTGAACTCCCCCTCTTCGAACCGGGTTATCAGCCGATTGTCGGCCTGGTCGATGGCTTCAATGCGGACCGGACTGCCTGACTCGTCAATAAAAATCAGCACTTCCCTGAAAACGGAGAAGATATCCTCTGACTGCAAATAGACGCGTGTGCCTCTGCCCGGAATTGTCTCTTCTGTGACACTGAACGTACTGTCGGCACCCTGCAGCATTCTGGATGGCGCAAAATCATCCTCTTCTTCTATATATTCACTGATAATTACGCGGTTTTTCGTACCGTCGTACACAGTGGATATATCACCGTCTACCAGCATCTGCTGATTGCTGCCCTCAATTTTGTATCGATCACGGCCGATCCAGATTTCACCTTCCGAGTATTGCTGCTCGCCGGTAAACGAATCATTGTACTCGTGGGTGAAAAGTGCTGTGAATATCTGTCCTTCCTGAAACGCATTTTTGAGGCTATCGAATACAGGTGTATCATTCTGTGCTTCTGCCGGAGTAAACGCAGTACAGATCACAATCGCTGTGATAGAAAAGATTCTTATAATCTTACAGGCCGAGCTCTTCAAATATCTCATCCAGGTCCTCCTCTTCGGTAATTTTTACATCCCGTGCGGTGCTGCCCTGGTACGGGCCCACCACGCCGGCATTATAAAGCTGATCGATAATCCGGCCCGCCCTGTTGTATCCGATTTTGAGTTTTCGCTGAAGCAGGGAGACCGAACCTTGCTGATGAAGCACAACAATTTTGGCTGCTTCCCTGAACAGGTCATCAATATCGTCAAGCGGATCGGGAATACCACCGTCATCCGTTTCAACCACAGGCAGCTGAAAAGGTTTCTTGAACCCTTTCTGTTCACCGATAAATGAGGTTACCCTCTCCACCTCTTCCGCACTTACATAAGCATTCTGAATCCGGGTCATTCCGGCACCGCTTGCAAAAAGCATGTCTCCGCGTCCCACAAGCTGGTCGGCGCCGCCTGTATCCAGAATCGTCCTTGAATCAACCTTTGAAGCGACCTGGTAAGCAATACGGGCGGGAAAATTGGCCTTGATGGTTCCTGTGATTACGTTTACGGACGGCCGCTGCGTGGCCACCACCAGATGAATGCCAATTGCGCGTGCAAGCTGTGCCAGCCGCGCAATGGGTTCCTCGATCTGTTTCCCGGCCGTCATCATCAGATCGGCCAGTTCATCAATAATCACTACAATGTAAGGCAGGTGGCGGTGGCCGAGCTCTTCATCCAGCTCACCGCTTTTAAATTTCTCGTTATATGATTTGATATCCCGCACCATCGCCATCTTGAGAAGGTCGTAGCGCTCATCCATCTCTTTGGTAACGCTCTCCAGGGTCTCTAATGCCATATCCGTATTGGTCACAATGGGCTCTTCAGAACCCGGCAGCACGGCCAGGTAGTGATTCTGTATATTTCGGTAAAGAGACAGCTCGATCTTTTTGGGATCAACGAGCACAAACTTGAGGTTGTCGGGATGACATTTATAGAGCAGGCACGTGATAATCGTGTTGATCCCGACCGATTTACCCGAACCCGTTGCTCCTGCAATGAGAAGGTGAGGCATCCGGGTAAGGTCGATCATAAACACTTCATTCTCGATCGTTTTTCCAAACGCCACGGGCAGTTCGTGGTCGGTCTCCACAAACTTTTTGGTGTTGATGACCGACTTAATGTAAACCGTCTCGCGCGTGCTGTTCGGCACCTCAATTCCCACGGCTGATCGGCCCGGAATCGGTGCGATAATGCGAAGACCATGCGAAGCGGTGGCCATTTTCAGGTCGTTGGCATAGCTCTCAATCTTGCTGATTTTCACATCAGGTGACGGTTCCAGCTCGTAAAGCGTCACCGTAGGCCCAACAATCGCATTGATGCTCAAGATCTCAATCTTGTGACGTTTCAGCTTATCAAGAATGATGCGCTTATTCTCCTTGATCTCATCAAGGTCTACCTCATTCCCTTCATTCGGCGGAGCGTCGAGCAGGTCGATTCCGGGAAACTTGTATTTGATAACCGGTACTTCGCGTGCTTTATCCTTGTTGACACGGTCCAGTTCACGCTCGCTGGCTTCTTCATCGCCCTCACCCACAAAAACAGAGATTTCGACATCATCGTCATCGTTGTCATCAACTACGGTTTTCTCCTCTGCCGCCGTCTTCTTTTCCAGAATAGCACGCGGGGGAAGCTTTTCAAGCTCTGCACGTTCCTTCTTTTTCTCGAGCTCCCGCTTTCGGTCCTCCTCCTGCGATCGCTCTACGATATCATCGATAGATGAGTGCTTCTGTGTATCGGGAGCAGTGTCTGTATCGGATGAAACAGGCTGTTTTTTGGCACTCTCCATCTCTTTTTTAGCGGCTGCATCCGCCTTTTGCCGCTGTTTGATGGCTGCTTTCTCCTCTTTCTTGCGAAGCCGCTCCTCACGTTTGCGGTCACGGTTTTCCCTGAAATCTGACGTCCAGCTTTTCAGGGTGTCGATGGTTTTCTGCAAATCCCTGTCAATCAGAATAAGTGCGGACACAAACAGCAAAACAGCCAGTATGATTATGGAGCCGACACCTGTGATATTGTGCAGAATCTGTGCAACCGAAATTCCCGATCCTCCGCTCCAGGCCATGGAGTAGGCTTCATACTCGTTATAAAACCACCCGATCGTTGTTGAAATCAACACCATTACCCAGATACCATATGCCAGCGGCCACCCCAGTTCAGCAACCGGTTTTTGCCTGAAGACATACCATCCCAGCGAAGCTATCAGAATAGGCACTATAATACTCACATAGCCAAAAAGCACGTGCACAAACAAGTTGGAAATGTAGGCCCCTATCACACCGAGCCAGTTATTGACCCGCAGCGCAGGACCTCGGTCCACCTGCAGAAGAGACTCGGATGAAAGAGTCTTCACAATACCGTAATCGGCAGGGTTGTACGAAGCGATGCTGAGCAGAAGAAGAGCGGCTACCGCCATAATCAGAATGCCCGCTACCTCCATTTTGCGGGTATAGTCAAAACTGCTCAGAAAGCTGTTGTTCTTTTTCTTCTTTGCCATGGTTTTAAGAGATAATTCCGTCTGTCAATACGGGAACAATATCACATAGATCGATCTTGCAGCAGTAGGAGACGTCGTTATTTTCCACTATATCTGCCAGCCTTACAGCGTGATTCGACTGCAGGATAACGGATTCGATATCATCCCGGTATTTTTCAAACAGTCCAAATGCAACTTTTGCACCATCCGGTGCCGTGTCGGGTAAAGAGCCGCCGTACAATTTGTAAATAATTGCACCGGCAAGCAATGTATCCTCCAGGGCCAAACGGCCTTTCCATCCTGCACAAAGCAAAATAACGTCATTTTGAGAGGATTCCAGATAGCGGGATACGGCCGTAAGGTTCAAAAATGCACCGATCATTACGTTGGACGCACCCATCGACTTTTTTACTGCCTTGGTTCCGTTGGTGGTATTAAAGATGAGTGTTTTTCCCTCCACATGTTCCCGGGTATATTCAAGAGGCGAGTTTCCCAGGTCATAACCCTCAATTTTCACACCGTCCTTCTCACCGCAGAGCAGGTGGTTTTCAGAATCCAGGTTCTGTGAAATTTTACTTGCTTCACCCATATCACCCACAGGAATAACGCCCCTGGCGCCATTCATCAAGGCTGTTACCATTGTTGACGTAGCACGCAGCACATCGATTACAACCACGGTTTTATTTCTCAGATCATTTTCCTGAAACGATTGCGCTGAGAAAAATACATCAATACTTCTGGCCTGGATCATATATAATTCGTCTGAAAACCTGCTTTTAATCTGTTACGGTTACTGCCTACTTTTTGTAGAAAGGGGGTTTTACGATAACGGCATCCGCTTCCTTCTTTCGAATACGGACCCGCACACTGTTGCCCGGAACTGCATTTTCGGCTGAAACATATCCCATTCCAATTCCCTTCTCCAGTGAAATGGATTGTGTACCGCTTGTCACAAAACCGATATCATTTCCCTCTTTATCCAGGATGTCATACCCGGTACGGGGCACACTTCTGGGCGCCGACAGCTCAAGGCCCATCAATTTTCTTTCAACGCCGTTTTCTTTCTGTTTCAGCAGGGCAGTGCGGCCCACGAATTCTCCCTTATCCAGTTTTGTAAGCCACCCCATCCGGGCTTCGAGCGGAGTTGTATCCCTGGTAATGTCATTTCCATAGAGCGCGTAGCCCATTTCGAGGCGAAGCGTATCGCGGGCTCCAAGGCCGGCAGGCTCAAGATCAAACTCTTTGCCGGCAAAAAAAAGAGCATTCCAAATGGCCACAGGGTCTGACTTTGCCGTATCAATGTAAAGTTCGAAACCTTTCTCCCCGGTATAACCGGTGGCGGATATGATTACATTCTCTTCTCCGGCCACGCTGCCGTTTTCAAAGGTGTAGAATGAGATTGAGGCTACATCCGTATCGGTTAGCTTTTGTAAAATATCTGCCGAGGCAGGCCCCTGCAGTGCCAGCAGGGCAATTTCTTCAGACCGGTTTTCAATCTGAGCTTTCATACTGTTCTGGGAGACAATCCACCTCCAGTCCTTTTCAATATTTGAGGCGTTTACAACCAGCATGTACTCCTCCAAATCAAGCATGTACACCAGCAGATCGTCCACTATACCGCCATCCTCATAGCACATTGCCGAGTATTGAGCTTTTCCGGGCTTTAGCTTTGATGCATCGTTGATGGTCATTTTCTGGATCAGGTTCAGGGCTTCCGAACCACTCACAAAAAACTCTCCCATATGCGACACGTCAAAAAGGCCCGCCTTTTCGCGCACGGCAGTGTGTTCCTGTTTGATACCGGCGTACTGAACCGGCATTTCGAACCCACCGAAATCGATTAGTTTTGCGCCAAGTTTTTCATGTTCGCTATAGAAGGGTGTTCGTTTTAACATTGTCCGGGATTAATCTGTTACTCGTTTACTCGGTTCGGTTAAAGATAAAAAAGTATAGAATGTTACGTTTCAGATCGGTTTACGGTATCCGGTGAGAAGGCAGGTACACATACCGCCCAGTATTCTGCCTCTTCATCGAACGGGTTGGAATATCGTACCGTACAGTTTTTCCGGGCTACAAATGGCTGATTGGCTTCAATTTTCACAAGCTTTCCATCGACCTCTGCCTGCATCCGGCCTCGTATAACTATGGTAACTTCATCAAACTCCGGCTTCTGTTCCGGCTCTTCCCAGCCCGGGGGTGCCACCATGCGCGCCACGGAAAACTGCGAGGTGCCGCTGTTCTGCAGACCGATATACTCTTCAATAATTTTGTTTCCGGGAACAGGTATCTTTACAGGTGAGAGAGCATGAATACTGCCTTCCGTACAGATCAGTTTACCGTCAGTTGATGATTTCATGTGCAATGGGTATCTGGCTGCAAAACGGGAAAATCACTAAAACGTCTCGGAATCAATACCGATTTAAAATGAATCGGATGAAACGAGCGTTTGCATGAAGCCGTTTAGATTGCATCCATTTCTGATTATCTTTGAAAGGTAACAATTTCACACACTCAAAACATTTATGTCTATCCATAAAGAACAGATTAAAAGCGCACTTGCGCATGTATTGCACCCACAGTATCAGAAAGACCTTATTACACTCGATCTGATTCAGGATCTGATCATTCAGGACAAATATGTTTCATTTACTCTGGAAATGCCGAAAAAGGATGACAGCCTGGCTCATCAGCTGAAAGAGGAGTGCACGCGCGCCATCCATAAATTTGTGGATTCCGAGGCTGTGCTGGATATCACCGTCGGAATCAATATATCGCGGCAGAGAGAGCTTGAGGGCAAGGATGATGAACCTGAACAAGCACAAAAAGCCCCGCAACAGGAACCGATACTTTCCGGAGTTAAACACGTGATAGCGGTGGCCTCGGGTAAAGGCGGTGTCGGAAAGTCGACCGTGGCCGCTAACCTGGCCGTTTCACTTGCACAAAGCGGCGCACGTGTTGGACTTCTTGATACCGACATCTACGGCCCTAGTGTGCCCACGATGTTTGATGTGAAAGAGAGACCGAATATCACAACCGATAAAAAGCTCGTTCCTATTGAGAAGCACGGTGTGCACCTGGTTTCGATGGGATTTCTTGTAGATACCGATCAGGCTATGATCTGGAGAGGTCCGATGGTTACGAGTGCCGTTAAACAGTTTATGCAGGAAGTACAGTGGGGCGAACTTGACTATCTTGTTCTGGACCTCCCTCCCGGCACGGGCGATATCCAGCTCACTATCGTACAGACCGTACCGCTTACAGGCGCCGTCATTGTTTCCACGCCGCAAACGGTTGCGCTCGACGATGCCCGAAAAGGGGTGGCCATGTTCAGTAAAGTAAATGTTCCGGTATTGGGGATTGTGGAAAATATGGCTTACTTCGTACCGGAAGACATGCCCGAAAAAAAATATTATATCTTTGGAAAACACGGTGCGCGAAGGCTTGCACAAAAACTTGAAGTGCCGTTTCTGGGTGAGGTTCCACTGAGAGAACAGATACGCGAAACCAGCGACAGCGGAACGCCTGTTGTAGCATCCGACCCTTCCTCGCAGGCTGCAATCGGGCTTAAAGAGATCGCCAACCGCGTTCAGCAAACACTTGCGATCCAGGATCGCGACCGTTCATCCTCCGATAAGATAGAAATTACAATCCGGCCCTGACACCAAAACTGCAGCCCATGGACTCCCCATCCCATATTCCTTACAGCAGCTACATAGAATACCCGCCAGACGAGATGATCCGTCGTGCCAGGGAGTTCAGGCTGGAGGTTCAAAGACGACGTACCGTTCGCGATTTTTCAGATAAAGAAATTCCCGATGAGGTGCTTAAAGACTGTATTCGGGCCGCTTCTACAGCTCCGAACGGCGCCAATCTGCAACCGTGGCATTTTGCGGTTATCAGAAGTCCTGAACTGAAAAGGAAGATCCGCATTGCGGCAGAAAAGGAGGAGAGAGAGTTCTATACAAACCGGGCACCGAATGAGTGGCTCGAAGCCCTTCAACCTCTCGGTACCAACGAATATAAACCATTCCTTGAAAAGGCGCCCTGCCTCATTGCCATATTCTCCCAAAGTTACGGCGTGGACGAAAAGGGAAAAAAAAGAAAACACTACTATGTAAAAGAGTCAGTCGGCATTGCGACCGGTATCCTGATTACGGCACTGCATCATGCGGGGCTGGCCACGCTTACACATACGCCCAGCCCGATGGGTTTTCTAAACGAACTTCTTGAACGTCCGGATAACGAAAAGCCCTTTCTGCTTTTGGTTACCGGCTATCCCGCTGAAGGCGTCACCGTACCCGACATAGGGAAAAAGTCTCTTTCCGAAATTTCAACATTTCGATAGTACAGATGAACGCAAAATCACCCAAAACACCATCCGATAGATCTGAGGGCACAAAAAAGAAGTCCTCATCCCTGAAACGTAATTTAATCGAGTGGGGTATTTTAATTGGGGTTATTGTTATTCTGTATGCAACCGGCCTTCACACCCCTCTTATCGGAACATTACAAAAGGGGCTTCTGGCAACCGGACTGATCAAACCTGATATTCCGGAATCTACCGTAACTGCAGGATATCCTGATGCCGACCCCGGTTTCTATTTTGCGGATGAGAGCGGCCGTACACAGTCACTCGACCTGTATCGCGGAAAGGTGATTTTTTTGAACGTATGGGCAACCTGGTGTCCGCCCTGCATTGCTGAAATGCCCTCCATTCAGGCACTTTACGATAATGTGAGTGACAATGACGATATCGTATTTTTGCTCGTTTCGGTAGATGAAAATTTTGATATCGCACAGCGGTTCATGGAGAACCGTGAACTATCCATGCCGATTGTACACTTCAGGGGAAAAGCTCCCGGGACATATGAAAGCGGTGTTGTTCCGACAACCTACGTGATCTCCAAAGACGGCAAGCTGATGATGGAGAAACAGGGCTTTGCGAAGTATGATACGCCGGAGTTTGAGCAGTTCTTAATGGAGCTGGCGGGGATTTGAGGGTTGGTGGTCTATTGTTAGTTGCCAGTTGTTTATGGTTGGTAGTTGGTGGTCTGTTGAGAGAAATTTATTTAGCCCAAACCCTGAGAGCCACTGAAGCATGGTGCTACTTTGGGATGTGTCAACTGAAAGATTACAACTGACTACTAACCACTGACAATTCATGGCTGATAGCTCTTTGCACATCCAAATACCATCACTCCGGATACATGCTCATCCGTTCCGTCCGGTGGAGTGTAATTAATCCAAAGGCAGCTTCCGGCGGAGTTATCGTAGCCTCAAAAATGACTTCTCCGGTGTTGTAATCAATCTCTATTGTTTTGCCATATTTTCTTCCGTCAAAATTTGAAGCTCCCGGAATAAAGAATACACGGTTATACTCAGGGTAATAGTCCACATCCGAAACGATACGCGAAAACGTCTCCTCACCTCTATCTTTTCCGTAGGTCCATGCCTGCTTAATGGTCATGTTGCTTTCATCAATTTCATACTCCACGACGCGGCTGTAGGGTTCTGCAATTCCATAGTTTCGGTTGTCACCGTTATCGAAAAGCATCACATTTCCATTGGGCATCCTCAAGGGTGCGTGCTGATACCATGCCCATTCAAAATCGGGATGATTTGAATTGCCGTTCAATATGTCATTATTGTTTATTGGCTGATCGTTCGCATCCAGGGGCTGGAGCAGGAATTGGTTCAGGTCAGTGCCGTTACCGGATGTTTCCCACTCTTTGTGGGGTGCAATGATCCAGACAACCTCGTTGTTCTCCGTTAACTTTACCGTACCCTGTGTTCTGCCGGAAACCACAATGGTATTATCTGTTTCATCGTAATAGAGAGCGTTTGCGTGGAACCAATCGACGGAAATATCGGCAAATGCCGTTGGCCACGCGGTTCGGTTCTTGTCAAGTGATTCCCGCAGATCCCACTCTCTGATGATCTGCCCGGTAGTGCGATCAATTTCAATAATGTGATCTTCAACCGTACTGATTCCCTGCTTATTTACGGTAACCAGAAAGTTTCCGTTTGGTTTTTCAGTCACCTCATGGTGAAACCCGTACCCCGGCATGGGCCAGGTGTTCAGAATTTCACCCAGCATATTGATTTCATAAATGCTGCCGGTGTTTCCATTGCCAAAATAGAGATTTCCGTTTTGAAGGCGCTCCATTCCATCGTCGTAAAAGAGGCCGGATAACTCCGAACCCTGATCTGCACCATAATCCAGGTACCACCTGATGTCGCCGGAAGAATCGAACATGAACGGCCTTTGGGGGGTGGCACTTCCGCCCTGCCGATGTCCAAAATAACTTACAAAAGTTAGCCCGGGTATCATTTGAGATTGATTTGCAGTATTGATCTCGATGGCAGGCAGGTCAGCCAGAATCGGGCCCGTGGTTACTGAATAGGATTTGGTGCCCAGGCTCCTGCCGCTGCCGGTAAAAAAGGTAAGCTCCACCAATTTTTCGACGTTCGGATACAGACCCAGCACCGGTATTTCATGGGTTGATGTTACCTCATCAAAACTATGGACAATATCGGACCCGGGTCCGTTTCTGCCGGGTATCCTTATAGATATTCTTACATCAGTGTCTGTTTCCAGTTCAATCAACGCAGTGAGAGGTGCAACACCGGAAGGGTTTACCGTCACAGATTCATTATCAATTCCAACTTCCAGATCCGAAGGCCCCGATGTATTGTCATTACAGGCAACAATCACGATTACGGAAAACAGTACCAGAAGTATCCGGGAAATGCATTTCATAGATGTACTGACATTTTTTATTATCTGATTTTGATGATTCGAACAACTGGCTACAAGGTTCCGGGTTCAGACGACAGAACGACTTACCACCAACCACTGACGGCTGATGACTGAAAGCTGACAGCTGTCAGCTTCAAGTCTTTACTTCACAATCAAAAACTTCTTCGTATCGGCAAAATTATCCACAATAAGACGGTAGAGGTACATGCCGCTTGCCAGATCGGAAAGGTTATATGGTTCTTCATATCGACCTGATGGCAAGGTTCCGTTTCGAAGGGTTTTCACGAGGCGCCCGTCGATGGAATATACGTCCAGTCTTACGTTTGCCTGATCGGGCAGCACAAACGGGATGGTTGTTTCCGGGTTAAACGGATTGGGATAGTTTTGCTCAAGCCGCGCTATTTCCTCCTCCAGCAGCGATTCGCCTGCCAGCGTTACCGAAATTGGGCTGGATTGATTTTGAGCGTTGTGGCGTATCCTCAGGTTGCCGCTGTGAACCCGGTCGTTCTGGGGATCATACTCAACCGTAAGCTGAACGGTCTCACCCGGCTGCAGTGTCTGATTTGCCAGGCTTGACGGTACAATTCGGTAATTTTCGTTTTCAATCGTAATGTTATAGGTGAACGGCTCGGGCGAGGCAGCTTCATTGCTGATGGTAAACGACCGGTTTACGGGAGAGCCTATATTGGTTACCCCGAATTCGAGGCTGTTCAGCTCCAGGTTGTCCAGGCTTCTTACCGCTATAAATGCATCTGCTGCTATAAAGGCCTGACAGTCTCCACCCAGCGGCCACCCCCAGTCTCCCAGCATTCCGCAGAAAACAGGACCCGGGGAGTGTATTGCAAATGCACTGGGTATACGCGGCCTCATGAGGGCGCTTTCGGTGTCGGTGTATGTGTTCTGGTCGAGGTGTGAATAGCTCGAACCGCCATTCCATTCGGGTGGTGAATAGAGTCTCACCGGGCTTTCATCGTTCACCAGGTTTGCATTGCCGCCGTTAAAAAAGATACCGCCCAGCTGACCCGTAAGAGCCATATAGAGCGCATTTGAGGGGTTAGGATACTGAGAAGCGTTGAGCAGCGGAGTACCGCTCCCATCTTCCGCAAAACGATCAAAAATAATGGGGTCATTGGCAGAACCGAATCCATAACTCCCCTCCAGGGTCTCATTGTTGGCCGACATGCTGCCCAGGAACCCTATACCATGGCCGATCTCATGCAGCACCACGGATACAAGGTCAATCTGGCCTGTCGGAGGGTTTGCATCGGTCCCGAAATACCAGCTGCCCCACTGGCAGTTAATATTCATCACGATGTCGTGGCCTATATCAAACTGTGTCACAAGATCTTCGCCGCTCATGGCACTGGCTTGTGCTATGGTGTACCAGGTATTGGGCTGGGCACCAAGCTGCTCAGCTTCTCCCGGATCAAATTGAACAATATTTGTCGGCCCTGCACTTCCAAGTGTATTTTCAGCCAAAGCAATCCAGTTAGCCTCAATCCGTATCGGAACACTGGAACTCAGGT
This DNA window, taken from Rhodohalobacter mucosus, encodes the following:
- a CDS encoding LolA family protein, yielding MRYLKSSACKIIRIFSITAIVICTAFTPAEAQNDTPVFDSLKNAFQEGQIFTALFTHEYNDSFTGEQQYSEGEIWIGRDRYKIEGSNQQMLVDGDISTVYDGTKNRVIISEYIEEEDDFAPSRMLQGADSTFSVTEETIPGRGTRVYLQSEDIFSVFREVLIFIDESGSPVRIEAIDQADNRLITRFEEGEFTDLREDMFQLEVPLDAEVIDLRAES
- a CDS encoding Mrp/NBP35 family ATP-binding protein, producing the protein MSIHKEQIKSALAHVLHPQYQKDLITLDLIQDLIIQDKYVSFTLEMPKKDDSLAHQLKEECTRAIHKFVDSEAVLDITVGINISRQRELEGKDDEPEQAQKAPQQEPILSGVKHVIAVASGKGGVGKSTVAANLAVSLAQSGARVGLLDTDIYGPSVPTMFDVKERPNITTDKKLVPIEKHGVHLVSMGFLVDTDQAMIWRGPMVTSAVKQFMQEVQWGELDYLVLDLPPGTGDIQLTIVQTVPLTGAVIVSTPQTVALDDARKGVAMFSKVNVPVLGIVENMAYFVPEDMPEKKYYIFGKHGARRLAQKLEVPFLGEVPLREQIRETSDSGTPVVASDPSSQAAIGLKEIANRVQQTLAIQDRDRSSSDKIEITIRP
- a CDS encoding DNA translocase FtsK, encoding MAKKKKNNSFLSSFDYTRKMEVAGILIMAVAALLLLSIASYNPADYGIVKTLSSESLLQVDRGPALRVNNWLGVIGAYISNLFVHVLFGYVSIIVPILIASLGWYVFRQKPVAELGWPLAYGIWVMVLISTTIGWFYNEYEAYSMAWSGGSGISVAQILHNITGVGSIIILAVLLFVSALILIDRDLQKTIDTLKSWTSDFRENRDRKREERLRKKEEKAAIKQRQKADAAAKKEMESAKKQPVSSDTDTAPDTQKHSSIDDIVERSQEEDRKRELEKKKERAELEKLPPRAILEKKTAAEEKTVVDDNDDDDVEISVFVGEGDEEASERELDRVNKDKAREVPVIKYKFPGIDLLDAPPNEGNEVDLDEIKENKRIILDKLKRHKIEILSINAIVGPTVTLYELEPSPDVKISKIESYANDLKMATASHGLRIIAPIPGRSAVGIEVPNSTRETVYIKSVINTKKFVETDHELPVAFGKTIENEVFMIDLTRMPHLLIAGATGSGKSVGINTIITCLLYKCHPDNLKFVLVDPKKIELSLYRNIQNHYLAVLPGSEEPIVTNTDMALETLESVTKEMDERYDLLKMAMVRDIKSYNEKFKSGELDEELGHRHLPYIVVIIDELADLMMTAGKQIEEPIARLAQLARAIGIHLVVATQRPSVNVITGTIKANFPARIAYQVASKVDSRTILDTGGADQLVGRGDMLFASGAGMTRIQNAYVSAEEVERVTSFIGEQKGFKKPFQLPVVETDDGGIPDPLDDIDDLFREAAKIVVLHQQGSVSLLQRKLKIGYNRAGRIIDQLYNAGVVGPYQGSTARDVKITEEEDLDEIFEELGL
- the gcvT gene encoding glycine cleavage system aminomethyltransferase GcvT, with translation MLKRTPFYSEHEKLGAKLIDFGGFEMPVQYAGIKQEHTAVREKAGLFDVSHMGEFFVSGSEALNLIQKMTINDASKLKPGKAQYSAMCYEDGGIVDDLLVYMLDLEEYMLVVNASNIEKDWRWIVSQNSMKAQIENRSEEIALLALQGPASADILQKLTDTDVASISFYTFENGSVAGEENVIISATGYTGEKGFELYIDTAKSDPVAIWNALFFAGKEFDLEPAGLGARDTLRLEMGYALYGNDITRDTTPLEARMGWLTKLDKGEFVGRTALLKQKENGVERKLMGLELSAPRSVPRTGYDILDKEGNDIGFVTSGTQSISLEKGIGMGYVSAENAVPGNSVRVRIRKKEADAVIVKPPFYKK
- a CDS encoding cupin domain-containing protein, whose protein sequence is MKSSTDGKLICTEGSIHALSPVKIPVPGNKIIEEYIGLQNSGTSQFSVARMVAPPGWEEPEQKPEFDEVTIVIRGRMQAEVDGKLVKIEANQPFVARKNCTVRYSNPFDEEAEYWAVCVPAFSPDTVNRSET
- a CDS encoding 2-phosphosulfolactate phosphatase, encoding MIQARSIDVFFSAQSFQENDLRNKTVVVIDVLRATSTMVTALMNGARGVIPVGDMGEASKISQNLDSENHLLCGEKDGVKIEGYDLGNSPLEYTREHVEGKTLIFNTTNGTKAVKKSMGASNVMIGAFLNLTAVSRYLESSQNDVILLCAGWKGRLALEDTLLAGAIIYKLYGGSLPDTAPDGAKVAFGLFEKYRDDIESVILQSNHAVRLADIVENNDVSYCCKIDLCDIVPVLTDGIIS
- a CDS encoding lysylphosphatidylglycerol synthase transmembrane domain-containing protein gives rise to the protein MRKRRILNILVSIVVAGLFIWLAVRNVDLSELWEQIRGVTLGWLPFFLIVMLVSHYLRAERWRLLLTKDYSDIRRSTLFAGVMMGYFFNSLVPRLGEVTRPVYVARQHKMSSSNLIGTIVIERLFDMATLLVLALFSALYLVQDLGSFQRLFGTEGWPWYFYLVLPGLFVILAAGIWFVRKVLISLESREKISSPLLENIVQKARSFSDGIVSIRHVENWPLFLLLTAGIWFGYVIMAWLPFFMMNLQEIYGLTFTDAVVLTIVSSVGVSIPTPAGIGSYHLLIQQSLSVLYQVPAVSALTYATVAHGVTVITVLIAGPLTLWWDKARTLNRS